A single window of Ammospiza caudacuta isolate bAmmCau1 chromosome Z, bAmmCau1.pri, whole genome shotgun sequence DNA harbors:
- the LOC131571440 gene encoding purpurin encodes MKYAQYVFLASVFYTVEYSLAQTCAVDSFSVKDNFDPKRYAGKWYALAKKDPEGLFLQDNISAEYTVEEDGTMTASSKGRVKLFGFWVICADMAAQYTVPDPTTPAKMYMTYQGLASYLSSGGDNYWVIDTDYDNYAITYACRSLKEDGSCDDGYSLIFSRNPRGLPPAIQRIVRQKQEEICMSGQFQPVLQSGTSA; translated from the exons ATGAAATACGCACAGTATGTTTTCCTGGCCTCGGTCTTCTACACTGTTGAATATAGCCTAGCTCAGACCTGTGCAGTGGATTCTTTCTCTGTGAAAGACAATTTTGATCCAAAAAGG TATGCAGGGAAATGGTATGCCCTGGCCAAGAAGGATCCAGAAGGCCTTTTCCTTCAGGACAACATCTCTGCTGAATACACTGTGGAGGAAGACGGCACAATGACGGCATCCTCCAAAGGCCGAGTGAAGCTTTTTGG TTTCTGGGTGATCTGCGCTGACATGGCTGCTCAGTACACGGTACCTGACCCAACCACTCCAGCAAAAATGTATATGACCTACCAGGGACTGGCCAGCTACCTCTCCAGTGGTG GGGACAACTACTGGGTGATTGACACTGACTATGATAACTATGCCATCACCTATGCCTGCCGCAGCCTGAAGGAGGACGGCTCCTGTGACGATGGCTACTCCCTGATCTTCTCGCGCAACCCCCGTGGCCTCCCCCCAGCCATCCAGCGCATTGTGCGTCAAAAGCAGGAGGAAATCTGCATGTCTGGCCAGTTCCAGCCTGTGCTCCAGTCAGGTACTTCAGCCTAA